The following are from one region of the Paenibacillus protaetiae genome:
- a CDS encoding LysR family transcriptional regulator, with protein sequence MNISQLETLLTISKTMSFRKAGELLNLTQPAVSAQIKSLEDEYKTILVDRNQPVTLTDNGKVFLEHAEKILAIVEELKQRLTDLNQTPQGHIVLGTTSSIAIQILPRVLSYFQDQFPLIKTTIYSMPSVQVMSSVENGSVDIGITYLTEKNPNVHSSVLYYDSFVLVVSPHHPLSELSVTQVEALKDVPLIMLTSDTLGRKFLDSIFRKHNIQPTVLMELSSSEEIKRMVEINLGAAVVSKLSIANELKLGTLKIVKVNELEIAHPVGVVYKSGRYLNSAIQQFLNDLKGMPEHHFISSE encoded by the coding sequence TTGAATATTAGTCAGCTTGAAACACTCCTCACCATATCCAAGACGATGAGCTTCCGCAAAGCTGGCGAGCTGCTTAATCTTACACAGCCCGCTGTATCCGCTCAAATCAAAAGTCTTGAGGATGAATACAAAACGATTCTAGTGGATCGCAACCAGCCGGTTACGTTAACCGATAACGGCAAAGTTTTTTTGGAGCACGCCGAAAAAATATTGGCTATCGTCGAAGAATTGAAACAGCGGCTGACCGATTTAAATCAGACGCCGCAAGGGCATATCGTGCTTGGCACTACTTCATCCATTGCCATTCAAATTTTGCCGCGTGTCCTTTCCTACTTTCAAGACCAGTTCCCGCTTATTAAAACGACCATTTATTCCATGCCTTCCGTTCAGGTCATGTCCAGCGTGGAGAACGGGTCCGTGGATATCGGCATTACGTACCTAACGGAAAAAAATCCAAATGTCCATTCTTCCGTCCTTTATTACGACTCCTTTGTTCTTGTCGTTTCTCCGCATCATCCGTTAAGCGAGCTTTCCGTTACACAGGTTGAAGCGCTAAAAGATGTTCCGCTTATTATGCTTACCTCGGATACGCTTGGAAGAAAGTTTCTAGATTCGATATTCCGCAAACACAATATCCAGCCGACCGTGCTCATGGAACTTTCAAGCAGCGAAGAAATTAAACGGATGGTGGAAATCAATCTGGGAGCGGCTGTTGTATCCAAGCTGTCTATCGCCAATGAATTAAAACTGGGCACCTTAAAAATTGTAAAAGTAAACGAGCTGGAAATTGCTCATCCTGTAGGCGTCGTATATAAGTCAGGCCGGTATTTAAACAGCGCCATCCAGCAGTTTTTAAACGATTTGAAAGGGATGCCCGAGCATCATTTTATAAGCAGTGAATAG
- the corA gene encoding magnesium/cobalt transporter CorA: MKIRLVNNGVFTLIEDINETLTPAPEGFYWIDADAEDLAQLQPLFHLHDLAVEDCLSEEEQRPKIELYEGHYFIVVNSIRFDDEEIFLRALNIFLGRHYIITVTKQKINELRSLKPILWEQEVSRPDYFLYFLIDLVVDNYFIVGDRIDTRIEQLEEHILMHTKKSHLNEIIGLRGEILWLKKMLGPQRDLIGALNKRELKLIDDQLQKYFGDIYENAVKISEAFDTYRDLMGNLREAYQSSISARANEIMRVFTAITTIFMPLTFITGIYGMNFDYIPGMHFKGGSLVLLGLMFFLGVIMLYIFRKKEWL; this comes from the coding sequence ATGAAAATTCGGCTCGTGAATAACGGCGTATTTACGCTCATTGAGGATATTAACGAGACCTTGACTCCGGCCCCGGAAGGATTTTATTGGATTGATGCCGACGCCGAAGATTTGGCACAGCTTCAGCCATTGTTTCATTTGCATGATCTGGCGGTCGAGGACTGCCTGAGCGAAGAGGAACAACGCCCGAAAATTGAATTATACGAAGGCCATTATTTTATTGTGGTGAACAGCATCCGGTTTGACGACGAAGAAATTTTTCTCCGTGCGCTTAATATTTTTCTCGGGCGCCATTATATCATTACCGTAACCAAGCAAAAAATTAACGAGCTGCGTTCGCTGAAGCCGATTTTGTGGGAACAGGAAGTCAGCCGTCCCGACTATTTTCTTTATTTTTTGATCGACCTTGTGGTCGACAATTATTTTATCGTCGGCGACCGGATCGACACCCGGATCGAGCAGCTCGAAGAGCATATATTAATGCATACGAAAAAGTCGCATCTGAATGAAATTATCGGTTTGCGCGGTGAAATTTTATGGCTCAAAAAAATGCTTGGCCCGCAGCGCGACCTTATCGGCGCCCTGAACAAAAGAGAACTGAAGCTGATCGACGACCAGCTGCAAAAATATTTTGGCGACATTTATGAAAATGCCGTCAAAATTTCCGAAGCATTTGATACGTACCGCGATTTGATGGGCAACTTACGAGAAGCTTATCAGTCCAGCATTTCGGCGCGGGCTAATGAAATTATGCGCGTATTCACCGCCATTACGACGATCTTCATGCCGCTCACCTTTATTACCGGCATTTACGGAATGAATTTCGATTATATACCGGGCATGCATTTTAAAGGCGGCTCGCTTGTTTTATTAGGGCTGATGTTTTTCCTTGGCGTCATTATGCTGTATATTTTCCGCAAAAAAGAATGGCTGTAA
- the metA gene encoding homoserine O-acetyltransferase MetA, which yields MPIKIPDHLPAKEILNNENIFVMDESTAFRQDIRPLKIAILNLMPTKETTETQLLRLIGNTALQVEFVLLHPKTHISKNTSSEHLENFYKTFDDIKEEYFDGMIITGAPVEQLDFEQVNYWEELKEIMDWTKKHVTSTFHICWASQAGLYHHFGVPKHDCEQKVFGVFPHTVTKSHVNLLRGFDEVFYVPQSRHTEVRREDIEPIEQLEILSESDESGIYIVATSDGKQIFVTGHSEYDPLSLKYEYDRDVAKGMEIAIPKNYFPGDNPDRTPRSTWRAHANLLFSNWLNYYVYQQTPYELGAGI from the coding sequence ATGCCGATTAAAATACCAGATCATTTGCCGGCAAAAGAAATTTTGAACAACGAAAATATTTTTGTTATGGATGAAAGCACGGCGTTCCGCCAGGATATTCGTCCGTTAAAGATTGCGATACTGAACTTAATGCCAACGAAGGAAACGACGGAAACGCAGCTGCTCCGGCTGATTGGCAATACGGCGCTGCAGGTTGAATTCGTGCTTCTTCATCCCAAAACCCATATTTCCAAAAATACATCTTCGGAACATTTGGAGAATTTCTACAAAACTTTCGATGATATTAAAGAGGAATATTTCGATGGCATGATCATTACAGGCGCGCCTGTCGAGCAGCTGGATTTCGAGCAGGTCAACTATTGGGAAGAGCTGAAAGAAATTATGGACTGGACTAAAAAGCACGTAACGTCGACGTTCCATATCTGTTGGGCTTCTCAAGCAGGCTTATACCATCATTTTGGCGTGCCGAAGCATGACTGTGAGCAGAAAGTGTTTGGCGTATTCCCGCACACCGTTACAAAAAGCCATGTAAACTTGCTGCGGGGCTTTGATGAAGTGTTTTATGTGCCGCAATCGCGCCATACGGAAGTCCGCCGCGAAGATATTGAGCCGATTGAGCAATTGGAAATTTTGTCGGAATCGGACGAATCCGGTATTTATATCGTGGCGACAAGCGACGGTAAGCAAATTTTTGTAACGGGGCATTCCGAATACGACCCGCTGTCGCTGAAATATGAATACGACCGTGACGTTGCAAAAGGAATGGAAATTGCCATCCCGAAAAACTATTTCCCGGGCGATAATCCGGATCGTACGCCGCGTTCAACATGGCGCGCCCATGCCAATCTGTTATTTTCCAATTGGCTGAATTATTATGTATATCAGCAAACGCCTTATGAATTAGGTGCAGGCATCTAA